The Procambarus clarkii isolate CNS0578487 chromosome 37, FALCON_Pclarkii_2.0, whole genome shotgun sequence nucleotide sequence cataggttaggttaggtcagttgtttaggttctgttggcgattatttgtatttgtagtacgtgggtgaagcatttatagcgttgtgattcgaacaaaattcgtcagtgaaacacttgttccggatatgttcgaacgtcagcagttgtgagtcgtgtgtaaaccgcttttcattcataaacagggggtttggcgggtgcatggaatcacttttagatctttgtttggaggacgggctgttccatgcacccgccaaaccccctgtttatgaatgaaaaacggtttacacacgactgcaactgatttcgtttgaacacttccggaacaagtgcttcactgccgacttttgttcgaactacaccactgtaaatgcttcactcacgtactataaatacaaataatcggcaacTGAACCTAAatatctaacctaacttatgcctatatatgcacaacatatatattataatattaatttatatttgagaaaaatttcattttgaataaacagcatgttaacatttatgaatgcgtctttcggTTCGACcgttggatgtaatggacttgagtcgaggacgggttgcataaacCCGGGATTTGCTGGCTGGATAAACGAGCGTTTGGCGAATATTTTAATGCTGGACTACTTCCGCGGGTCAGGTCATTGAGTCGTTAGCCGTGGTGAGCGATGGTGTTCCGTGACGAGTTGAATGGAAATATATAAAGTGCTTAAATAATGTTACCAATACTGCATAAGAAGCCATTGTGCTTAGTGACAGTGATGTTAAAGTGTTGAAGTGAAGGATATGTTCACCGAGATGTGCACCCTGCTCCTCTGTGTTGATACACTGTGAATTTACCCTAGTCCtgttacccattcactgctgcgtGAACTGAGgcttcagttaaggattggcaccaagTCAAACGTCGCCACGGGGCTTATAAGTATAAAGGTTAGTAACCAAGCAGTGGCTTTACATCAACGTCATTACCAAGGTCATCCATAGCAACATACAACACCACAGGTACGTTCCTATTTCTTTCTGTTTCCATAAGtctatttttttttgagatatatacaagagttgttacattcttgtacagccactagtacgcgtagcgtttcgggcaggtccctggaatacgatcctctgccgcgaagaatcgttgttacaaccaagtacacattttactgttgcgttaaacagaggctacaagttaaggaattgcgcccagtaaatcctccccggccaggatacgaacccatgacatagcgctcgcggaatgccaggcgagtgtcttaccactacaccacggagactgttatatATATTTCAGGTTTCCAGCGCTCCCAGGGTGTGGGAGGTGTTCATAATTTTCGAGGGGGGCTATATTTATTGTGGAGAATTGTGTGTACAAGCTGGTTGTCCTGGCAGTGTGACGACAGCTCACTTTTACAGCTTTAGGACTCGTTAGTACAGCTTTAGAACTattagaaataaataaataaatgcttatTCAGGTAAAAAGTACATTcagacaagatgagttacaaacagaatgttagaTTCTGTTAAAAACTGACAGTTAAATACACTCATTGAGCTTCAGGGGCCAAAGTTGTTTCAATTAACCCCAGTGAGAAAATCAACGATGCCCTGGaacttatataatatatttttttatatacaagagttctttcattcttgtaaagccactagaacgCATAGCGATTCGGAAAAGTCCTTAATCCAAactttttccccggaatacgacccgccaaatcgtttaactaccaaattgttattattaacacccaggtacccattcactgctggatgaacagaggctacagttaagaattggcATCAAGTCAATCCTCCCCGCCCATTATCACAACTTTAGTGTGAGTCGGTGAGTCAGCAGTACTAAGAATAAAGTACACCTTCTTATTCCAATATATATCACCTTTTAAATTGTAAGCTAAGTGTTACTTTATTCCAAAaatgtaaatattatataatctGCTGTACACCTGTTTACTTCAGCCAGTATTGTAATGATTTGTATAAGTTCTTTACGAATAGTTTCTGAATCAAAATCCCAAAACtgtgatgatttttttttaaataattgatAAATACagcttctaaatctaaatcttaGAGTATATATAATTAAAGTGATTACATGTTGTATTATTATCATGATTTTCTCCTAGgtaaataatttactgtaaattTGTGTCGACTAACTCGACTATGAATGTAcaaacatttatgaataaagtttttgagttTAAATTTGAACTTCATCTACAAAGTAAAAGGATATATATTATTGAGTAGAATTGGTTGCTGCGACGTCGTAGTTTGGGAATGGGATTAGGGTTGGAGGATTTATGAGATGAGGATAGGGATAGATTTAGAGATCGGAACAGGGGTTGACGATGTAACTGGGGACAGGGCTGTAGATGGGACAGCATGGTGAATAAGATCCATCACCCTTGACACACCACAGAATGGGATCACAGTTCCCGCTGGTGGTATGTAGAAGTTAACCAAATATTTTGCCATGTATACATTTATTAACACATTACAAACTTGTACAACACTTAAGTCTTGATTGCAAATCACAAATCAATATAAGTTATCAAATACATACGTTGCAAGGAATGATAAAGTTGAGAGAAGGAGTTCACTGTAACTTTCCAGCGTTAGTTACAGCAGTTGAAAGGTGTTAATGATGTAGTGTTGTTATTATGTACTAATATTACAGAGTCAGTTGTGTTGCCCAGGATGAAGCTTTTCTGTGAAGCTGTTTGTGATGTGTCACAAAACACAGCAACATGAGTTGTTAGAGAGTAGATCCGTGTTAATTACCGCTTCAAGTCTTGTGCGTTTTCAGGTCTTGAACGGTTTCAGACCTTGCACGGGTTCAGACCTCGCACGGGTTCAGACTCTATTCATTTCCTTCAGTGGTCCGAATAAGAGTTGTTTGTAAAGGCTGAATGATTAGTACAAGTAAACATTGAGTCACCAGATGTGAGAGCTGGTGACTGCGAATGGCTGGCTTAAACATCGATGTGTAGATGCCTCATAGTGTTCATTATTTTCAGCTGAAAATATTCTGCAATTCTTAAAAAAATCCAGTTTTTTTTTGTTGGGATGACTCTGATCATGGAATTTAGTATATGTTTATAGTGTTTCACAAATAAACATCCAACCACATTTAAGTAGGGCAAATCTGATTTTGTCTAATGTTAAGTAAGTTCAATAATATTTAAAGCACAGTCTAGAGTCTCTAGATGCATTTCAAACGCAGCTTAAACACAACTTAAGCCTAGCCCAAACAAACGGAACCTTGTCTGTTGAAATGTGTATTAAGAGTTATTTGTTGCAATAAATGGCCTTTAGGCACGAACAAACAACGACAGACTAGTAGGTTGGACATTAACAAGTATATTCAGTAGTACTGAACTATAATTATTAATTCGACTTGTATTAATGTTAGCGTCGACTCTGAGGGGTTAAGGGTTATTCCTCTTCATGTGTCATCGTGCGTTGGCTGCCTTTTCTTGGACCGGGAAACCTGCCAGAAAGTTTCTATTAAATGCAAATCAAAAACTAATTTCAATGTTGACTTGAGTAAGTGTTCGACGCGTGACTTTTTTATAATTTATCTTGAGAAAGGCTAGAATTATGTCAAAGTTAACAATGAAAAGCAAAAGGCGAAAGATTTATATGTTTTGAAGGGAAACCAGCAAATGTTCCCAATAtactcaacatatatatatatatcctatagccatgctgcctgggtaacagcttctcccccgtatcaacctaccctggctttgcgccctgctggggccactccagaccgacaaccagagcgcaactccatagtctcctgagactgatggatgcctactagctAGCCATGATTCCATGAAATATAACGAACAAGCTCTGGTCAAAAGGCGTTTCTAATACCGCTCGTGGCAATAAAGTATCAGAAGTCTTACCACGATTTCTCCCCCAAGGACCAGTAGGCTGGCGGATATTCCCATGAACAGAAGGATGAAGACCGCGGCGAGGTCTGTGAGGCTGGCGTTGACGGTGGTCTGGAGGCTGCAGGAGCGCCCCACCTTCAGCCAGGTCGCCACCAGGCGTTTCATCACACCTATCTCCTTCATCCTCTGCAGGCTGTTCACCGCACCAGGGGGAGAGATGCATGGATCATTAACATGTTTatcattggtgtgtgtgtgtgtgtgtttaattacctcattgtaattacctaaatgtagttatagGTTAAGAGCTACGCTTCTGGTGTTCCGTCCACTCAGTATTCTGTGTTTTTTTGTCATATGACGCTTTGAAACCATTGACGGTTTTGTAATTCATCGCCTTCTCATTTGTTtcaatcgtgtaagtatttactAAAaagaataatgtgtgtgtgtgtgtgtatttactatttgccaGCAGGATCGAGGCAttaggcgaaagaaactctggccatttgtttttgcctcgtcCGCGAATTGAACTGGGGCCCTTTGGACTGACTCGcacgggcgtgtgtgtgtgtgtgagagataaGAATGAGACCAGCTGGTTactacaaaagattaaacaatgcgATGGTCAGCGCAAACGTTGTGGTATGGTAATTACTATGCGAAAATATTGTATTTGAAAGTGTTCTCATACTAAGAGAGCTCATTTTGAAGGAGCCCAATCACTTACAATAAGAAAAATCTGATTAAGAGTCTATTAACGTAAAATACAAATTTCTATCACATGCCTGGGTGATACATCAAACAATGCAAGCACAAGTGGGTGATTTGCATACTTCATTTTCACCTGGTAACGGAAAGCCCAGCTTACACGGGCTCATTACTTGAAAATCTTGCAGTTTTTAAGACAGTGATCTGTTATCCAGTGTGAGGGATGGTCACGTGCAAGAGACGCACCTGTAGTCGAAGACGCCCCTGAAGGGAGATCTCTTCTGGAGACCGATAGCGATGCCTCCAGTGATGTACTGCCCAGGCAGCTCCTTGACCCGACACGCGTCTTTGGACGGCAGGTTCCGAATGTAATAGTTGGTGTTGACATCGACGCCAATGAAGACATATTTACCTACCGAAAAAAAGACATGGAGGTCGCTAGGATATCTAGTGGTTTGTCTTCtcacatgttgatgttgtgtaagGTAGGATTAAGTGGTGAAAGAGGACGGTATCTCACAAAAGTGAAATAATAGATGGCAACTTTTGAGATATCCATGGCAGAGTAGTACAAAAAAAGAGCTAAGAGTGATCTTGGAGAAAGAATTAATgagacattattattatttatgtattAATGAGCCTTAGGGAAATGTGGGGAACATAAGACAAATATTTAGCTAAGTACGCCAAAGAACCATATATAGCTGTAGAAACTGGTAGATGAATGGGATACTCTGCTGGGTGGGTTTTCTTGTTGGCCGATTTCGATTATTTTTTGTTGGCGGATTTTGAATTTGGATTTAATTAAAGCATTTGAGCTTCAAAATGGGTATTTATTGACAATATCTCACTTACGTATTCGCCATAGGCTTACCTTTGAGGACCTTCTGAAGTCCTTCGTTGTAGGAGTTGACGATGTTGCCAGGACTGCGAAGTACCACCTTGTTCCACACGTCCTGCATGACGCGGCACTCCTCCGTCTGCGACCCCGCACATGTTTGCTGCACCATGAGACGTTTTCTTTAATGTGTTGGGTTATGAAAGGAAGACTAAATTGAATCTAAAaccatttcctgaatttaatagTCCGACTTTTGAGATCgataacaatatatatacatttgtaatGTAGGTATCGGAATGGAAGGTTTAACTGGTTCTCAAAACCCTGGTCAACCGAAGACCTTGAAACACCACGTAGAACACCCAGGAAATGCTAAAAGATGCTCAGATGTCCCTCTCGTAATCACGTCTAGACACATGCAAAATGCTGTACACATACTGATGCTGAAGAGATCTTGCAACAGTATTAGCATTGTGTTCGTTGAGTTACAAGGGGCTTGAAAGTGTACCATTGGGTCTACTTACTGAAGCTGTAACTTGGAAGAGATCGTTGTTGTTGGGGCCGGCATCCCAGCGCGTCTGGCGTGACAACTGACGAAGGTTAGAGAACGGAAGGGGAGCAGGCTTCTCGACGGCCAGGTGGGCCATCAACGTGGCTGAGTACGCTGTGTACACGATCAGCGACACCACGAACCCAACCCAGAAGATGATGCGTGCCGCTGTGCTGGATGGTGTTGGGTCGTAGCCTGCAGAGAACAAGGCCGTCTGTTGGGTTAAGGAACACGGGAATTCAAGAATAGTGATGGTGGGGTTCCCTATTGGATGGCAGGTACACGCTGGGAATAACAGTGAACAGGAATATTTAGTAGACGAGAAAAAGTACTGAAAGATATCAACAAAACAGTAGATAAGTTCATATCAACACTTGCAGCCATAAAAGATACAATGTCAACAGCAGAAGTATGTTTAAGAGCTGTGAAGGAGGGGGGAGCAGGAGGCACCGACCTTGCTGCAGGAGGGCCGACACCATGCTCCACGCGGCCACCGACAGGCTCACTGGCTCCTCTTCCGATGGAAGGAAATACAGACGAAGACGCTCGACGAAATTCAGGCCCAAGGCCATGACGGACATAgcaacgaacacacacacatacacaactttGTCCATCGGGTCTACGTAGGCCAGCAGCTTCTTCCTGAAGTCCTGTGGGGTCGACACGTACAGTCTGCGGCTGGAGCAGAAAGGACTGGGTTAGAATTATGTTCATTTTTTATATATCTGTTTAAAATCTAAGATTtccatttgcatcatttttcatgCCTCTATATTTCGAATACACGAGTCTCTCCAATAATACATTTTAACAAGCGCATTCTCTCTTTCTATCCGTTTTCTTTCATCACCTGTAACTCTCTCCTTTCCGGCACGGAGACTGTCCTAATATACTCGCCACCAGCATGCAACACACCTGCCATAACACCGACCTTGTCGCCCGCAAGCAACCCACGTGTGTTCACAGATATCACCAAGGGATTCAATAAATATCTAAACTGCCGCTTTTCCTGATCCAGTAAGTCCCCATCTCACCCAAAGGCAGCCTTGGAAACTTAACCAGAGACCAGAGGCTAGGAATCAATGTGGTCGGTACACCTAACTTCATCACATGCAACTACACATGATGGATCTATATTGTTACTGTGTTAGTATTGTGTTCAAGCTTGGCCACTATATCACAGTGGCCAAGCTTAAACACCGGGGTACACAATTTCAGCGACAAATGCTAGGAATATCTTAAAATTCTTAACCCAAGCGAACGACTTTCAGACATCGTCTCATACAATAGTAGTCAAGGCTCTGTGAATAGAAAAAAAGATCGAGCTACGTCCCATTGCCTCGGATATACGCAGCATACGATCATTAACTTTGATCAGGAACTTTGTCAAGTCTGTCAAACATCTTGATGCCATCAACAGCGCCCACTTGAGACACTCGGTCGAAGGATCAGAAGAATCAAGAACTTATGGATTAAAAAAAACAGGAATCTGCCCCTTATAGATTGAAATTATTTACTAAGGTCCCTTCCCCCCAAGAGTTCAAAAGATTCCTCAAGCAGGTACTCTGCAAAAGACTAAATAGTCATCGATACAACTTCACTAATCTTACAATAACACGCTTCTCTGCTCTCATAATTTGCATGCCTATGGCCTTTCTAGTTTGGGTAGTTCGTGCATACCTGTTTATGGAACCCCTGGAGGTGGCACCTTTATCGTCCTAATTCCTAGTGTTATCAATTAGTTTCTGTACAGATATGACATCCTGATCATTGCTCCTCTAACCTGGCTACCAGAGGAAGGCCCCACTACGTACTGACAACAGTGAGAACCGGTTTTTGTTAGTTGATAAAGTAACTTAATGTTGTTCCTTTTGCTGCTGCATGTTTATGTGTTGCAGCAGGTTGTCAAAAAGGACAGAGTTGAAacatttttaaataatattatagACAGAAAAGAACCTGTTTTTTCCATCTGCATCCTTATTTCTTCACAATGAAAAAGTGTTCGAATTTGCAATTTAGTGATGGCAGTGAGTGTGCCATTAGTGACAATGTGTTAGTAtgccagtagtggtgccagtagtggtgccagtagtggtgccagtagAGGTGCTAGTGTACTAGGGTGTGGTGCCACGAACATGCCATTACCTAACGACAAAGACGGGTTGGGTGTAGGTGACGACATCATTACGCTCCTTTGTTATGGAGAGCTCTGAGACGGTGAGGTCAGCTCGGCCCTGCTGCAGCTCCCCGACCATCCCCGTCCACTTGTTGCTCGACCCATTCACTAAACTCCCGTAGGCGTAGCCCTTCAGGATACTGTAGCTCAACCTGTCGAAAGTCAGAGTTCACGGGATGTGGTGGCAGAGGACACTAGCTATGAAGGGTTGCTATCAAGTGTCACTAGACAGTAACAAAgaggaggggggacctgctgcatgggtaacagcttctcctccatatcaacctaccctggctttgcgccctggagaggccactccagaccgacaaccagagcgcaactccatagtctcctgagactgatgggtgCCTACTAGTAGTGTATACCGGCTACCATCAAGGGGCCACTAACAGTACGCATAGAAACTACAAGAGCGAGATATGTCGATGAAAAAATCAGTTGGAGCATTAAAGGGGATTTGAACCAACGTTCTAGTGAACATCAGACGCGTGCCTTAACCCCCACTCAGCCACCACGACAGGTTAAATATAGCTATTCAACCCGGAACTCTACTGAACCCATTAGGGAAATCTGGAGGCCTCAGCTGGTGCCACAAGTAGATTTGACAAATAGCCTGCCTGCACTCTGGCGTGTGGGTAATAAGAATTCtcaaccaaacgccccttttcagAACATAAagaaatcacaatgacgtgatatactaatgaggacgggctgtgtttatgaggaagggctgtgtttatgaggacgggctgtgtttatgaggacgggctgtgtttatgaggacgggctgtgtttatgaggacgggctgtgtttatgaggacgggctgtgtttatgaggaggggCCGTTTGTCCACTTTGAATTACTGCCAACTGTACGAGCATATTCATGACGACAATTAACCCTTTCTCTGCTTACAAAACCTACAGAAAAGCCTCGTTCCAATAACGCGAATGGATTATTACCTTGTAAAAGCTCTCGATCggcctttacgggctcaccatagcccgtgctacatggacatttcgttctgagtagctgaatctaaaataacaacagcTCTCGGCAGGACCCGAGTTTCTTGTAGTCCGTATTTTGTCTTAGAGTACTGGGAAGAGAAGCAACATGCTTATAGATTACTGATAAATGGATCATGGCTCATTTGGTTTGGAAATACGTAAACACTTCAGTGTGTGTGAAGTGACTTGATGTGATTATTTGTTTTTAGTTATGACTGAAGGGTAAGGTACTTagcatacattatatatacatgtatatcatttataattatatatgtatatcgCACATTATATATGGAttgcatcactgtgatcatcttcactacacctcGCACCGTCGGTTACCCCCTTCTACAAAGCATCATTATCATTACTTTCACCtcttttcctacccttcaccaccttcccttacccttcaccaccttcccttacccttcaccaccttccctacccttcaccaccttcccttacccttcaccaccttccctacccttcaccaccttcccttacccttcaccaccttcccttacccttcaccaccttccctacccttcaccaccttcccttacccttcaccaccttcccttacccttcaccaccttcccttacccttcaccaccttcccttacccttcaccaccttcccttacccgtcaccaccttcccttacccttcaccaccttccctacccttcaccaccttcccttacccttcaccaccttcccttacccttcaccaccttcccttacccttcaccaccttcccttacccttcaccaccttcccttacccttcaccaccttcccttacccttcaccaccttccctacccttcaccaccttccctacccttcaccaccttccctacccttcaccaccttcccttacccttcaccaccttcccttacccttcaccaccttccctacccttcaccaccttccctacccttcaccaccttcccttacccttcaccaccttcccttacccttcaccaccttccctacccttcaccaccgtccctacccttcaccaccgtccctacccttcaccaccttccctacccttcaccaccttccctacccttcaccaccttccctacccttcaccaccttccctactcttcacccttCATCTTCTCTTCACCACTTTCCTTTCATCACTGTATCCCTCTTCGTTACTCTGTCTTCGTTTAATACGTATATTGCATGAAACAATATACTTATGCTTTAATTActatacagaaaataatatgctgGATGGACCGTTATGATGTAATCTAGTATTTAGCGAGATTGGAATATGATATAATTATCCATTTTATGCAAAAAAGGGGGTGGGGCGTAGGGGTCAAACTCGATTCGAACCTGATGACCCCCAACCAACtgtcagtcaccctgcaaagtctgGTGAGGGACTTTGAGCAAATAGCAAAAAAATATAGGATATGTAGACGACGACTCACAATaacatgaccaaaccacacatcacaaaatgaagaaacgacgacgttttcgTCGATAGAAAGATGAAAATAGAAAAGCTCTTTCGCAATAGAAAGAGACTTTCTATTGCACGACTTGTTAAGGGTCCAGGGCGgactgaaacgtcattttctgatgTGGGGTTTTGGTCTTCATATTGACTGGATATTTCGTTCCCAAGCAGGAACTGTGGAAATTAAAGGGGAATAACAAAGATGGGACCGAAATATCCAACCTACATTGTTTTTTTCTAAATAGCGGGGGTTATTTTGTTGATTTTTGCACTTTCATAAAGTTAAATCGCACTCCCCACACTGGGGCCCTCCCACAATGGGGTCCTCCCACAATGGGGTCCTCCCACAATGGGGCACCTAGTTCCTACATTGTAGTGCCGCCTTTGGTTATCAACCGCGTTTGAAAAACATTTCGGTGATAATGCTGAGGACAACTTTAATAGGCTTGAAGGCGATGGTGCCCATGATGGCGCCCACAGCCGAGGTACCGACAGGGCTTTTGATGGCGTCCACAGTATTAGCGACAACGGCGGTTATAACGTTCTGTAAAAGTCTGGTATAGATTAAATCCACAAAGTGGCTGGCGACGGCGTCTATGATAGCGGCCTTAATACAGGTAGCGATGTACCTTAAGGCAGCGCCAACGGCCGTAGCCATGCCAACCGCGGTTTCCCGCCAAAACTGCAGGAGCGTCATGTCTGCCGCCAGCCACCTCTTGAGGTTCCATACCTGTCTTACCCTGCAGGCGAAGGTAGCCACGGTGGTGACCACAGGtagcctggacacccagccaCTAGGGTCCTGCGGGAGTCGGGGGACATCACGCACCACCTGCAGCTTTGGGACCAGTTTCCCCAGCAGCGGAAGGTCCCCCAGAAGAGACCCCGGAAAGGACCCCAAAAGGGAGGCCATTTCATGCTTCTGGTCCGTGACCTGCGCCAGTCGAACCAGCTCAACAAGCTGATCCATGTAGCGACTCAGGCCGTGGTTGGTGCATATCAGTCCCAACCACACGACCACGGTTGATCCCAACCATGTGACCACTCGCTTCTCTAAGCTCTCCACCCACTCCACCTCGAGCACCCACTGGCCAACCTTCTGCCTCTCCAACCTCTCCAACGGCACCAGACGATCCAACAACCAGCAGCACACCAGCAACCAACCCACAACCTCCCACCCAAACCACCgtaccaccaacacaaccttTTCAAATACCATATTGTAGAATACTGTGTTGTAGAATACTGTGTTGTAGAATGATTTATAACTATTTGTTCTTATCTTTCATAGGGGTTTGTTGACGTTGGGTGTTTATGAGGGAGATGGAGATGTTAAGAAATGAGGGGGACCAACATATCATGGTTGGCTTATAAGCGTGAGTCATGAGGTCGAGTTATGAGGATGAGTCATGATGAGGAGATTGGGTGAAAGAAATTATGCTGAATAATGAATGGAAGAATTTTGTCATTATGGTGAGGGATGTGTAGTGGTTATTGTGAGTTATCGGTGAGAGTTAAGGTGAGTGATGGACGATACTCACGATGAGTGATTGGAAACAGTCATGGTGTAGTTAGGATGAATGAGTTATAAGGTTGTGGCGAATTCTTGACGGGTTTCAGCTATGGCGACCGATAGGTGATAGTCATGGAAACATAATAGAGGGTGACATCCACCCATTAATGGTGGAGGGGGTCACctattacctccccccccccttccatccacAGTGGTGTGAGATCCGACACTTCTTAAGTGGTACGGTAACATCTTCAGGCCATCGTAACTTTATTTTTTT carries:
- the LOC123765897 gene encoding glutamate receptor 1, which codes for MAWRFPPDRAVSPACVVRGGLLPRLWAEGRTVSTLLYHHNHSATIFNHINFVLVYTNVTKDVLNKASDSGKLERTQWLVLLEKEDQLATLHDHVNALDLFIDSTLLLATFRPCQAQYLQSVYRVGPKSRVLVEGGGEWSPTDGYVGVAAGNKYDRRRNFQGYPIVGVGVKVFDLYTTYLPNGRLSGYIGDILNVLKMAHNFSLSYSILKGYAYGSLVNGSSNKWTGMVGELQQGRADLTVSELSITKERNDVVTYTQPVFVVSRRLYVSTPQDFRKKLLAYVDPMDKVVYVCVFVAMSVMALGLNFVERLRLYFLPSEEEPVSLSVAAWSMVSALLQQGYDPTPSSTAARIIFWVGFVVSLIVYTAYSATLMAHLAVEKPAPLPFSNLRQLSRQTRWDAGPNNNDLFQVTASQTCAGSQTEECRVMQDVWNKVVLRSPGNIVNSYNEGLQKVLKGKYVFIGVDVNTNYYIRNLPSKDACRVKELPGQYITGGIAIGLQKRSPFRGVFDYSLQRMKEIGVMKRLVATWLKVGRSCSLQTTVNASLTDLAAVFILLFMGISASLLVLGGEIVVSRSKKRQPTHDDT